The following proteins are co-located in the Frigidibacter mobilis genome:
- a CDS encoding DUF6932 family protein — MIPDHIDFPGSPWPVLPPGIHVATLAEVELRFASNPKRRVQFKGLVAALTGLRGAGCRRAFLDGSFVTAKPHPGDFDACWDPTGVDGALLDPVLLTFDNNRAAQKVKYQGELFPSAIPADRAGTIFIEFFQVDRFTGARKGIVAIDLSADPMLQPTVTS, encoded by the coding sequence ATGATACCCGATCACATCGATTTTCCCGGTTCTCCCTGGCCAGTTCTGCCCCCCGGCATCCATGTGGCGACCCTCGCTGAGGTGGAGCTGCGGTTCGCATCGAACCCAAAACGGCGGGTGCAGTTTAAAGGGTTAGTTGCGGCCCTGACCGGCTTGCGGGGTGCGGGATGCAGGCGCGCGTTTCTCGACGGGAGCTTTGTTACGGCCAAGCCCCATCCCGGCGACTTCGATGCCTGCTGGGACCCCACCGGTGTTGATGGGGCTTTGCTCGATCCGGTGTTGCTTACATTCGATAACAACCGAGCAGCACAGAAGGTCAAGTATCAAGGGGAGCTGTTCCCGTCCGCGATTCCAGCCGACCGGGCCGGAACTATCTTCATCGAGTTCTTCCAAGTTGATCGTTTCACCGGTGCCCGGAAGGGCATCGTCGCGATCGACCTTTCGGCCGACCCGATGCTCCAACCAACGGTGACGTCATGA
- a CDS encoding protein kinase domain-containing protein, which translates to MIYMRNITITTAKSATYLENVGINYSPEVTQAGKKVHSTVICSILDEIESFRSLDKPVILPEREVCAGKYFGDCSELLGEIASDSIGVRKKLDARFEHLGRQHGFDGKQVAGFIREYGIPIELCSVMGPAKPYNVLETGTISSNISSTNASNVWLMLQADGSSMCAVKSMSSQAFKDPIERESFRRGVESVYQLNTSNESVAPRYIFHTNVPMAFGMELINGASLRDFSESSADSVRKDWKEIFLKICRAIHHCHRSNGQVLHRDIKPKNIIFEGLIKAAIRMNFWARASALSTSTCHGTSLAPGIQNRSPPTRSDIMPRAKTLRKLRISQISEDRCLYAWHAAATHAF; encoded by the coding sequence ATGATTTATATGCGAAATATCACGATTACGACAGCGAAATCAGCGACTTACTTGGAGAATGTGGGAATAAATTACTCCCCTGAGGTTACTCAAGCAGGAAAAAAAGTTCACTCGACAGTGATTTGTTCGATACTAGATGAGATTGAAAGCTTCAGATCTTTAGATAAACCCGTGATCTTACCGGAGCGAGAGGTGTGTGCGGGAAAATATTTTGGTGATTGCTCAGAGCTTCTTGGCGAAATAGCTAGTGACTCAATCGGGGTTCGAAAAAAATTAGACGCGCGCTTCGAACACCTTGGTCGGCAGCACGGTTTTGACGGAAAGCAAGTTGCTGGGTTCATAAGGGAATATGGAATCCCAATCGAACTTTGCTCAGTGATGGGACCAGCCAAGCCATACAACGTGCTCGAAACTGGAACCATCAGCAGCAACATCAGCTCCACCAATGCGTCTAATGTTTGGCTGATGCTGCAGGCAGACGGTTCCTCAATGTGTGCCGTGAAGTCCATGAGCAGCCAAGCATTCAAAGATCCGATCGAAAGAGAGAGCTTTCGTCGCGGAGTAGAATCAGTTTACCAGCTAAATACGTCCAACGAGTCGGTCGCTCCGAGGTATATTTTTCATACCAATGTACCAATGGCATTCGGCATGGAGCTTATCAATGGTGCATCTCTCCGGGATTTTTCCGAATCTTCGGCCGACTCGGTGCGGAAAGACTGGAAAGAAATATTCTTAAAAATATGTCGCGCGATCCATCACTGCCATAGATCCAATGGGCAAGTGCTGCACCGAGATATCAAGCCCAAAAACATAATATTTGAGGGGCTTATCAAGGCTGCGATCCGGATGAATTTTTGGGCGCGCGCGTCCGCCTTATCAACTTCGACATGTCATGGCACAAGTTTAGCGCCGGGAATTCAAAATCGGTCCCCGCCGACGAGGTCGGATATTATGCCCCGAGCAAAGACACTTCGAAAACTCCGAATCTCCCAGATCAGCGAAGACCGATGTTTATATGCTTGGCATGCTGCTGCTACACATGCTTTCTGA
- a CDS encoding ABC transporter substrate-binding protein, with amino-acid sequence MLKTTLRAGAATAVLFGAGTAFADVTVYTAGPAKLIENLAAGFTAETGVKVEVFQATTGKVMARIEAEAANPVVDVLISASWDTANDFAERGWLVPYTSPNAATVPDFLKTDTAVAQGVSALAIAWNPNSGTPKPADWADLAKPEYKDLVNLPDPAQSGSAFELVAALSGTEGMGLFEDLAANGAIVAGANAEALNPVLQGAKAAVFGAVDYISMAGAAKGETIEVIFPESGTVIAPRPVMILNWSKNQDEAKQFVDYVLSDEGQALVAAQFLMPARSDIAADRPLIADLNILPIDSEAVYAKRAETLEAFGKVFAK; translated from the coding sequence ATGCTGAAAACCACGCTCCGCGCCGGCGCTGCAACCGCCGTCCTGTTCGGCGCCGGCACCGCCTTTGCTGATGTGACCGTCTATACCGCCGGTCCGGCCAAGCTGATCGAAAACCTGGCTGCCGGCTTCACCGCGGAAACCGGCGTCAAGGTCGAGGTCTTCCAGGCCACCACCGGCAAGGTCATGGCCCGGATCGAGGCCGAAGCCGCCAACCCGGTGGTCGACGTGCTGATCTCGGCCTCGTGGGATACCGCGAACGATTTCGCCGAGCGTGGCTGGCTGGTGCCCTATACCAGCCCGAATGCGGCTACGGTGCCGGACTTCCTGAAGACCGATACCGCCGTGGCGCAGGGCGTCTCGGCGCTGGCCATCGCGTGGAACCCGAACTCGGGCACGCCCAAGCCGGCCGACTGGGCCGATCTGGCCAAGCCGGAATACAAGGACCTGGTCAACCTGCCCGATCCGGCGCAGTCGGGCTCGGCCTTCGAACTGGTGGCTGCGCTGTCGGGCACCGAAGGCATGGGCCTGTTCGAAGACCTCGCCGCCAATGGCGCGATCGTTGCCGGGGCCAATGCCGAAGCGCTGAACCCTGTGCTGCAAGGCGCCAAGGCCGCCGTTTTCGGCGCGGTGGATTACATCTCGATGGCGGGTGCCGCCAAGGGTGAAACCATCGAAGTGATCTTCCCCGAAAGCGGCACCGTGATCGCACCGCGCCCGGTCATGATCCTGAACTGGTCGAAAAACCAGGATGAGGCGAAGCAATTCGTCGACTACGTCCTGTCCGACGAAGGCCAGGCGCTTGTCGCGGCGCAGTTCCTGATGCCCGCCCGCAGCGATATCGCCGCGGACCGTCCGCTGATCGCCGATCTGAACATCCTGCCGATCGATTCCGAAGCCGTCTATGCCAAGCGCGCCGAGACGCTGGAGGCCTTCGGCAAGGTCTTTGCGAAGTAA
- a CDS encoding plasmid recombination protein translates to MIMPVVERAKSYAIVARCEGMFPADLARYEAHRTRKGGDLGHISPERSGLNRRLIGAEDWASTVLAKIADMRQQNFADELEELDRRGRRKEIRQRILEGPKDPWRASRHGPLREIILTANAAFFANSEVVDPATGMRKAEVDFESRAVAWLKEEFKDSVVHARADRDEHAYHIHAVIVHEIPIEVKGAPRRMLQPSALPLIKDYKELQDSVGKCFADIGLVRGEQRAEAIRKAYADKTEPPVQPRHVRPKAWRQAKDLELLRREAAVKVQEGAAAEREQAVEAKAVEADAAAAAQMADAADRERRNAVHEKIIAGLAKLSKQELGQLQTRTDTLTTREQDLVAKATAVAERERAAEVRALEADAAAAAQMAAASERERRNAARELLIARRAERNRLEGGQLQTRADALTTREQDLAAEAAAVAERERAAKAKAEAAEAKTAEADAVIAVAESVEAGLLTFEAGPAGPRAKRHEDKVEPGLVTGLMTRMRASVSGRTLAITALGKAWSKLRTDAKTEAETRLRERTADLDKADAALVEVAKTLPEAHRNRFAAVYAPLASILTRIRRDTRRGEGREGEGER, encoded by the coding sequence ATGATCATGCCGGTCGTCGAAAGAGCCAAATCCTATGCCATCGTCGCCCGCTGCGAGGGCATGTTTCCCGCGGACCTCGCCCGCTATGAGGCGCATCGCACCCGCAAGGGCGGTGATCTTGGCCACATCTCTCCCGAGCGCAGCGGCCTCAATCGCCGCTTGATCGGCGCAGAGGACTGGGCCAGCACGGTCCTCGCCAAGATAGCCGATATGAGGCAGCAGAACTTCGCAGACGAGCTCGAAGAGCTCGATCGCCGTGGCCGACGGAAGGAAATCCGCCAGCGCATCCTCGAGGGCCCGAAAGACCCTTGGCGCGCGAGCCGCCACGGGCCACTGCGGGAAATCATCCTGACGGCAAACGCCGCCTTCTTTGCCAACTCCGAAGTTGTCGATCCCGCCACAGGCATGCGGAAGGCGGAGGTTGATTTCGAAAGCCGGGCCGTTGCTTGGCTGAAAGAGGAGTTCAAGGACAGTGTCGTGCATGCCCGCGCCGACCGTGACGAGCACGCCTACCACATCCATGCCGTGATTGTGCACGAGATACCGATCGAGGTAAAAGGCGCGCCGCGACGAATGCTGCAGCCCTCGGCGCTACCGCTGATCAAGGACTACAAGGAGCTGCAGGACAGTGTCGGCAAGTGCTTCGCTGATATCGGTCTCGTGCGCGGCGAGCAGCGGGCGGAAGCGATCCGCAAAGCCTATGCCGACAAGACGGAACCCCCGGTACAGCCCCGCCATGTGCGCCCGAAGGCCTGGCGGCAGGCGAAGGATCTGGAACTGCTTCGGCGCGAGGCGGCGGTGAAGGTGCAGGAGGGGGCCGCAGCCGAACGTGAGCAAGCGGTGGAGGCCAAGGCGGTGGAGGCGGATGCGGCGGCTGCCGCACAGATGGCGGATGCGGCGGATCGCGAGCGCCGGAACGCCGTGCACGAAAAGATCATCGCTGGCCTCGCGAAGCTCAGCAAGCAGGAGCTCGGGCAGCTGCAAACCCGCACAGATACGCTCACCACGCGGGAACAGGACCTTGTGGCAAAAGCCACTGCCGTCGCCGAGCGCGAGCGCGCGGCAGAGGTCCGGGCGCTGGAGGCGGATGCGGCGGCTGCGGCGCAGATGGCAGCTGCGTCGGAACGCGAGCGCCGGAACGCCGCGCGCGAACTGCTCATTGCCCGCCGCGCCGAGCGCAACAGGCTGGAGGGCGGGCAGCTGCAAACCCGCGCAGACGCGCTCACCACGCGGGAGCAAGACCTTGCGGCAGAGGCCGCTGCCGTCGCCGAGCGCGAGCGCGCAGCCAAAGCCAAGGCGGAAGCTGCCGAGGCGAAGACCGCCGAGGCCGACGCCGTGATCGCCGTCGCCGAAAGCGTTGAGGCCGGCCTGCTCACCTTTGAGGCCGGTCCCGCCGGCCCGCGCGCCAAGCGGCACGAGGACAAGGTCGAGCCCGGCCTGGTCACAGGCCTGATGACCCGGATGCGCGCCTCGGTCAGCGGCCGGACTCTGGCGATCACCGCACTTGGAAAGGCTTGGTCGAAGCTGCGCACCGATGCCAAGACCGAGGCGGAAACCCGGCTTCGGGAGCGCACGGCGGATCTCGACAAGGCGGATGCCGCGCTCGTTGAGGTTGCGAAGACCTTGCCCGAAGCGCACCGGAACCGCTTCGCGGCGGTCTACGCTCCGCTGGCGTCAATCCTCACCAGGATCAGGCGCGATACGCGGCGCGGGGAGGGGCGCGAGGGTGAAGGCGAGCGGTGA
- a CDS encoding beta family protein: MNLSEDTYVPALRWRQGEYQALFRLAPAVKDRVMPLITIPPVEFDFELWQPRKSVHAHLHPFIARFDAKWGKRPAWIALDTKIAEGRMDDGSHPFDYVFDGLRPKGGTAIPALPLDVDSYTMNAAARATVADGQGAAVVLRLEDLMSGNPRKAIVNFAGSLGIELDELDVIVDLRARNFEPYKVFATALTAAFKRLGNLHEVRNLVLLGTAIPESFAQLAKGSDEIPRHDWLFFKELMTAMPAGMRRPIYGDHTIVHPEFMAMDMRKVKAAGKIVYTTPETWATRKGGAFRDNPAQMHAHCAEVVNDPAFAFRGAGFSYGDKYIADCAVKAESPSNLSRWKDVAINHHITTVADDLATLFGTP; encoded by the coding sequence ATGAACTTGTCTGAGGATACCTACGTCCCGGCACTGCGATGGCGACAGGGGGAGTACCAGGCCCTCTTTCGCTTAGCGCCCGCGGTAAAAGATCGGGTGATGCCGCTCATTACCATCCCGCCCGTCGAATTCGACTTCGAGCTTTGGCAGCCGAGGAAGTCCGTCCACGCGCACCTCCACCCATTCATTGCACGGTTCGATGCTAAGTGGGGCAAGCGGCCGGCCTGGATCGCCCTAGACACGAAGATCGCGGAAGGGCGAATGGATGACGGCTCGCACCCTTTCGACTACGTGTTCGACGGGCTGCGGCCGAAGGGCGGCACTGCGATCCCCGCGCTGCCCCTGGATGTCGATTCCTATACGATGAACGCCGCCGCCCGAGCCACAGTTGCAGACGGTCAAGGCGCTGCCGTGGTTCTTCGGCTCGAAGACCTGATGAGTGGCAACCCACGCAAGGCAATCGTGAACTTTGCGGGCAGTCTCGGCATTGAGCTCGATGAGTTGGACGTGATCGTCGACTTGCGGGCGCGAAACTTCGAGCCCTACAAGGTTTTCGCGACGGCTCTAACCGCTGCCTTCAAGCGTTTGGGCAATCTCCACGAGGTCCGCAACCTTGTCCTTTTGGGCACCGCGATCCCGGAATCCTTCGCGCAACTAGCCAAGGGGTCGGACGAGATTCCGCGGCATGACTGGCTGTTCTTCAAGGAACTAATGACCGCAATGCCGGCCGGGATGCGCCGGCCGATCTACGGGGACCACACGATCGTGCATCCCGAGTTCATGGCGATGGACATGCGCAAAGTGAAGGCTGCGGGCAAAATCGTCTATACGACACCAGAGACCTGGGCCACGCGCAAGGGTGGCGCGTTCCGGGATAACCCGGCGCAAATGCACGCGCACTGTGCCGAGGTGGTCAACGACCCTGCATTCGCGTTTCGAGGGGCGGGCTTTTCCTACGGCGACAAGTATATCGCCGATTGCGCAGTGAAGGCGGAAAGCCCAAGCAATCTATCGCGCTGGAAGGACGTCGCGATCAACCATCACATCACAACGGTTGCGGATGATCTCGCCACCTTGTTCGGGACGCCATAG
- a CDS encoding ABC transporter permease, with protein sequence MARTREGVSPSVIIAAAGLVLVVAVPFLFIILQAIFPDLGRGSLAAPFSALAGALGNPKLIGMAGNTLLLGALVVALSALVAVPLAVARALFKVPGAVIWDVLFLIPFMIPPYIAVLGWIMTLQPRGYLDQLVGVNLAGFLFSVPGIVAVMTLNAFPVVYFAVSRTVETVGSRYADVGRVFGASPARAFWRITLPLSTPGLAASLLLVFAMAIEEYGTPAALGGRAGFDVLVTAIDLRVSDWPIDLPGAAILSLVLVVLSFAAFLLQRWVLTRRSFVATTGKPQDSAKRDLGIWKLPVLLVFALVALVATGLPLLAILVSALSRTISGGLVWSNLGFSNFAAILGDTTGALRALGTSLSLGVAAALVTGLLGALSAYAVVKSKARGRAVLDVLTILPNALPGIVVAVGLILAWNQPWLPVTPYNTSLILLLAYCCILLPQPVRYATAAFHQIGDNLEAAARVFGASPMVAFRRILLPLIMPSLLAAMLLVFAVATRELVASVVVAPVGVSTISTYIWRQFEQGSVGLGMAMALVTILITTALPLIVLSLMGRRGNLM encoded by the coding sequence ATGGCACGGACACGCGAAGGGGTCAGCCCCTCCGTCATCATCGCGGCGGCAGGGCTGGTTCTGGTCGTGGCCGTGCCATTCCTGTTCATCATCCTTCAGGCAATCTTTCCTGATCTGGGGCGCGGCTCGCTGGCCGCGCCCTTCTCGGCATTGGCGGGCGCGCTTGGGAATCCCAAGCTGATCGGCATGGCCGGCAACACCCTGTTGCTGGGGGCGCTGGTGGTGGCGCTGTCGGCGCTGGTCGCCGTGCCTCTGGCGGTGGCCCGGGCGCTGTTCAAGGTGCCGGGCGCGGTGATCTGGGACGTGCTGTTCCTGATCCCCTTCATGATCCCGCCCTATATCGCCGTCCTGGGCTGGATCATGACCCTGCAGCCGCGCGGCTATCTGGATCAGCTGGTCGGGGTCAATCTGGCCGGTTTCCTGTTCTCGGTCCCCGGCATTGTCGCCGTGATGACGCTGAACGCCTTTCCGGTGGTCTATTTCGCGGTATCGCGCACGGTGGAGACCGTGGGCTCCCGTTATGCCGATGTGGGGCGGGTCTTCGGGGCCAGCCCGGCCCGGGCGTTCTGGCGCATCACCCTGCCGCTGTCCACGCCGGGGCTTGCGGCAAGCCTGCTGCTGGTCTTCGCTATGGCGATCGAGGAATATGGCACCCCGGCCGCGCTTGGCGGCCGCGCCGGGTTCGACGTGCTGGTTACCGCCATTGACCTGCGCGTGTCGGACTGGCCCATCGACCTGCCGGGAGCCGCGATCCTGTCACTTGTGCTGGTGGTGCTGTCCTTTGCCGCGTTCCTGCTGCAACGCTGGGTGCTGACACGCCGGTCCTTCGTCGCCACCACCGGCAAGCCGCAAGACAGCGCGAAACGCGATCTTGGCATCTGGAAGCTGCCGGTTCTGCTGGTCTTCGCGCTGGTCGCCCTTGTCGCAACCGGGTTGCCGCTGTTGGCGATCCTGGTCAGCGCGCTGTCGCGCACGATTTCGGGCGGGCTGGTCTGGTCCAATCTTGGCTTCAGCAACTTCGCGGCGATCCTCGGGGACACGACCGGAGCGCTGCGGGCCCTCGGCACCAGCCTGTCGCTGGGTGTCGCCGCGGCGCTGGTCACCGGGCTTCTGGGTGCGCTGTCGGCCTATGCGGTGGTGAAATCGAAGGCGCGCGGGCGCGCTGTGCTGGATGTGCTGACGATCCTGCCCAATGCGCTGCCCGGTATCGTGGTGGCGGTGGGCCTGATCCTGGCCTGGAACCAGCCCTGGCTGCCGGTCACGCCCTACAACACCTCGCTGATCCTGCTGCTGGCCTATTGTTGCATCCTGCTGCCGCAGCCGGTGCGCTATGCCACGGCTGCCTTTCACCAGATCGGCGACAATCTGGAAGCCGCGGCGCGGGTTTTCGGCGCCTCGCCGATGGTGGCCTTTCGCCGGATCCTGCTGCCGCTGATAATGCCGAGCCTGCTGGCCGCGATGCTGCTGGTCTTTGCCGTGGCAACGCGCGAGCTGGTGGCCTCGGTCGTGGTGGCGCCGGTCGGGGTTTCGACCATCTCCACCTATATCTGGCGGCAATTCGAGCAGGGCTCGGTCGGGCTTGGCATGGCGATGGCGCTGGTCACGATCCTGATTACCACCGCATTGCCGCTGATCGTGCTCAGCCTGATGGGCCGGCGCGGCAACCTGATGTAG
- a CDS encoding Fic family protein, with protein sequence MQAAMPIPDDKETLGLFEPLMVSEGASTRPALNDLALELAEKSAGFRSSLPDSIAAALADLVRSMNCYYSNLIEGHDTHPIDIERAMRNDYSADPKKRNLQLEAKAHVAVQKWIDDGGMTDPPTAPASVIELHRRFCELLPPELLFVENPKTGERIPVVPGELRSRYVDVGRHIAISPGAVPRFLERMHKAYSLPGRIEPILAAACAHHRLLWVHPFLDGNGRVARLMSYAMLRQALDTRGLWSVARGLARQEAAYKEHLAACDGPRRGDRDGRGTISEAALASFAGFFLRTCIDQVEFMAGLMRPERLRDRILIWCEEEMRAGALPPKSDTVLKAALYQGKLDRGEIEGILGASERTARRVTSALLEAGALSSSTSRAPLMLAFPAKHAGRWMPGLFPDQVS encoded by the coding sequence GTGCAGGCCGCCATGCCCATCCCCGACGACAAAGAAACGCTGGGACTGTTCGAACCACTCATGGTCTCGGAAGGCGCGTCAACGCGCCCCGCGCTGAACGATCTGGCACTCGAACTGGCAGAAAAGTCCGCCGGCTTCCGCAGCAGCCTGCCCGACTCGATCGCGGCGGCCCTCGCTGATCTCGTCCGGTCGATGAACTGCTATTACAGCAACCTGATCGAGGGGCACGACACCCACCCGATCGATATCGAGCGGGCAATGCGCAACGATTACAGCGCCGATCCGAAGAAGCGGAACCTGCAGTTGGAGGCGAAGGCCCATGTTGCGGTCCAGAAATGGATCGACGACGGCGGGATGACAGATCCGCCGACTGCGCCTGCCTCGGTCATCGAACTCCACCGGCGGTTCTGCGAGCTGCTGCCGCCCGAGCTTCTGTTCGTCGAGAACCCGAAGACGGGCGAGCGCATTCCGGTCGTGCCCGGTGAGCTGCGCAGCCGCTATGTCGATGTCGGTCGCCATATCGCGATCAGCCCCGGCGCGGTGCCGAGGTTCCTGGAGCGGATGCACAAGGCCTACAGCCTTCCGGGGCGGATCGAGCCGATCTTGGCCGCAGCCTGCGCTCATCATCGGCTGCTGTGGGTCCATCCCTTTCTCGACGGTAACGGCCGGGTCGCGCGGCTAATGTCCTATGCGATGCTGCGCCAGGCGCTCGACACGCGGGGGCTGTGGTCGGTTGCCCGCGGGCTCGCCCGGCAGGAGGCGGCCTATAAGGAGCACCTGGCCGCCTGCGACGGCCCCCGCCGCGGCGACCGCGACGGGCGGGGCACCATAAGCGAGGCGGCGCTGGCGTCTTTCGCTGGCTTCTTCCTGCGGACCTGTATCGATCAGGTAGAGTTCATGGCTGGACTGATGCGGCCCGAGCGGTTGCGGGACCGGATCCTGATCTGGTGCGAGGAGGAAATGCGCGCCGGGGCGCTGCCGCCGAAGTCGGACACAGTTCTGAAAGCCGCGCTTTACCAAGGCAAGCTCGACCGCGGCGAGATCGAGGGGATCCTCGGCGCCAGCGAGCGCACCGCCCGCCGGGTGACATCCGCGCTACTTGAGGCGGGGGCGTTGTCGTCGTCAACCTCACGCGCCCCGCTGATGCTGGCGTTTCCGGCGAAGCACGCGGGCCGGTGGATGCCGGGGCTGTTTCCCGATCAGGTGTCGTGA
- a CDS encoding sce7726 family protein: protein MEVHRTNNEREIRTALKTRHLRHHRGRDDVLMIDELGLAHARSRIDLAVFNGHLHGYEIKSAADTLGRLPRQLATYMGALQKLTLVVATRHLEAAAAIAPEWCGMTEIVEGPRGGITFTSHRRARVNPGLDPFMLAHLLWHPEAQNLLRARGASNADVNAPRVRLYRVLADEVPVRELAPAIKAAMASRTRWRDHPQPL from the coding sequence GTGGAAGTGCACAGAACCAACAATGAACGCGAAATCCGAACCGCGCTGAAAACTCGTCATTTGCGACATCATCGCGGGCGCGACGACGTCTTGATGATCGACGAGCTGGGCCTCGCCCATGCCCGGAGTCGGATCGACCTCGCCGTCTTCAACGGCCACTTGCACGGCTACGAGATCAAGAGTGCCGCCGACACGCTCGGCCGTTTGCCGCGGCAGCTCGCGACCTACATGGGTGCCCTTCAGAAGCTCACCCTCGTTGTCGCCACCCGCCATCTCGAAGCGGCGGCGGCGATCGCTCCGGAATGGTGCGGGATGACGGAGATTGTCGAGGGACCACGCGGCGGCATCACTTTCACGAGCCATCGGCGCGCACGCGTCAACCCGGGTCTCGATCCGTTTATGCTGGCGCACCTGCTCTGGCATCCGGAGGCGCAAAACCTGTTGCGCGCGCGCGGCGCCTCGAATGCTGACGTGAACGCGCCTCGAGTGCGGCTCTACCGCGTTCTTGCGGACGAAGTGCCGGTCCGCGAACTGGCACCGGCGATCAAGGCTGCTATGGCGTCCCGAACAAGGTGGCGAGATCATCCGCAACCGTTGTGA
- a CDS encoding SIR2 family protein, translating to MRNVGQLLTLNIDGLLRRAYDEVFSNSSPVLEFPGLMVNDSKSYFQRNYPVILNLHGVYTHRTTWVMSRQERERLFTGISKGDYRAFLRHIFETCNVVFVGVNIRDVAISPILEEINSSNLLQNHYWITSDITTENYQWCQKRGVRVITDIPQVACRLTSRSPDFARWASVFRPERCLSSRKRPKSGGSSLEPAAFWPGRAAFPRGRRTCPAAFVQLGHGSWSCA from the coding sequence ATGCGGAACGTTGGCCAACTCTTAACGCTGAACATCGACGGCCTGCTGCGCCGGGCGTACGATGAGGTGTTTTCGAACTCATCGCCAGTCCTTGAATTTCCAGGACTCATGGTAAATGATAGCAAAAGCTACTTCCAGAGAAACTATCCGGTAATATTAAACCTGCATGGCGTATACACTCATCGCACGACGTGGGTCATGAGCCGTCAAGAACGCGAACGACTATTCACCGGCATCTCGAAGGGAGATTACAGAGCGTTCCTTAGGCATATATTTGAGACCTGCAACGTGGTTTTCGTCGGCGTCAATATTCGCGACGTAGCGATATCACCAATCCTAGAGGAGATAAATTCGAGCAACCTTCTCCAAAATCACTATTGGATCACTTCTGACATCACCACGGAAAACTATCAGTGGTGCCAAAAACGAGGGGTACGCGTAATAACCGACATTCCCCAAGTGGCCTGCCGCTTGACTTCAAGATCGCCTGATTTTGCTCGCTGGGCAAGCGTTTTTCGCCCCGAGCGGTGTCTGTCGTCGCGCAAACGGCCGAAGTCGGGTGGATCAAGCCTCGAACCCGCAGCATTCTGGCCCGGCAGAGCCGCTTTTCCGCGCGGCAGACGGACCTGTCCTGCCGCTTTCGTTCAGCTTGGGCATGGATCGTGGTCATGCGCATGA
- a CDS encoding helix-turn-helix domain-containing protein: MIYSDKQYAITEGQLGKLRHALAAAQSEDTDATGEQSWLRDAQADAIRSQIATLEAELSHYKLLKSGEITFAKTHSLENLPSVLVQARIAAGMSQTELAERLGMKAQQIQRYEASDYSGASLDRLIGVCEVLNVHTTGLFKSDDTSKGFVFSWSNIDDVVWNQLPAREMAKRGWFDVPRKGDVYQLAREYFMRAAGPQFASAYHRKKMHGGSMPNEYALLAWQARILERAQDIVETYDPPEFVADDRWIADLVALTRRKDGAKRAQALLLSKGIILVAEKHLSGTYLDGGAMLDHDGRPVIGLTLRFNRLDNFWFVLLHELGHVFLHLMDGLRYDFFDEEETVGDDEVERQADKFALDNLIPEAKWDECLSRFALSEEAVRIDAKNLGIDASIIAGRIRKERGDFTILQGLIGQGQVVPQFEDDGDELV; the protein is encoded by the coding sequence ATGATCTACAGCGATAAGCAGTACGCCATAACAGAGGGGCAGTTGGGCAAGCTTCGCCACGCGCTCGCGGCCGCCCAGTCCGAGGACACCGATGCAACCGGCGAGCAAAGCTGGCTGCGCGATGCCCAAGCCGATGCTATTAGAAGCCAGATCGCGACCTTGGAGGCCGAACTCTCCCACTACAAGCTTCTGAAGTCAGGTGAAATTACGTTCGCCAAGACGCACTCGCTGGAAAACCTACCCTCAGTGCTCGTCCAGGCGCGGATCGCGGCCGGCATGAGCCAAACCGAGCTTGCCGAGCGGCTCGGCATGAAGGCACAGCAAATTCAGCGATACGAGGCCTCGGACTATTCGGGTGCGAGCCTCGATCGACTAATCGGCGTGTGCGAAGTTCTGAACGTCCACACCACCGGACTATTCAAGAGCGACGACACTTCCAAAGGGTTCGTCTTCTCGTGGTCGAACATCGACGACGTCGTGTGGAACCAGCTCCCCGCTCGCGAGATGGCGAAGCGCGGTTGGTTTGATGTGCCGCGCAAGGGCGATGTATACCAGCTCGCGCGCGAGTACTTCATGCGGGCGGCTGGGCCGCAGTTCGCAAGCGCCTACCATCGCAAGAAGATGCACGGTGGCTCGATGCCGAACGAGTACGCGCTGCTCGCTTGGCAAGCACGAATCCTAGAGCGTGCGCAAGACATTGTGGAGACCTACGACCCACCAGAGTTCGTCGCCGACGATCGCTGGATTGCCGATCTCGTCGCACTTACGCGGCGAAAAGACGGTGCCAAGCGCGCGCAGGCGCTTCTTCTGTCCAAAGGCATCATCTTAGTTGCGGAGAAGCACCTGTCGGGCACTTACCTCGATGGTGGGGCCATGCTCGATCACGACGGTCGGCCGGTCATCGGGCTCACGCTGCGATTTAATCGCCTCGACAACTTCTGGTTCGTGCTTTTGCACGAGCTTGGGCACGTGTTCCTGCACCTCATGGACGGGCTGCGCTACGACTTCTTCGACGAAGAAGAGACGGTCGGCGACGACGAGGTCGAGCGCCAAGCAGATAAGTTCGCGCTCGACAATCTCATACCGGAGGCAAAGTGGGACGAGTGCCTTTCGCGCTTTGCACTTTCCGAGGAGGCGGTACGAATCGACGCCAAAAATCTCGGTATCGACGCCAGCATCATCGCCGGGCGCATTCGCAAGGAGCGTGGTGACTTCACTATTCTCCAGGGTCTGATTGGGCAGGGCCAAGTCGTGCCGCAATTTGAGGATGACGGCGATGAACTTGTCTGA